The Streptococcus mitis genome has a segment encoding these proteins:
- a CDS encoding DUF4059 family protein, protein MLLQLFSLYFESLILTTILVLIFLGIWIGLRAMSGVDKTAKARQAHLYDMIMIGVLVVPVLSFAVMSIILVFKA, encoded by the coding sequence ATGCTACTGCAACTATTTTCTTTATATTTCGAGAGTTTGATCTTGACCACCATCCTCGTCCTGATTTTTTTAGGGATTTGGATTGGACTGAGAGCCATGTCGGGAGTTGATAAGACAGCCAAGGCTCGCCAAGCCCATCTCTATGATATGATTATGATTGGGGTCTTGGTTGTTCCAGTATTATCCTTTGCGGTTATGAGTATAATTCTTGTTTTCAAAGCATAA
- a CDS encoding amino acid ABC transporter ATP-binding protein, giving the protein MIKISNLSKSFSGQTVLDHLNLDIQKGEVVALIGSSGAGKSTFLRSLNYLETPDSGSIQIDDFSVDFSKITQEEILALRRKLSMVFQQFNLFERRTALDNVKEGLVVVKKLSDQEATKIAKEELAKVGLSDRENHYPRHLSGGQKQRVALARALAMKPDVLLLDEPTSALDPELVGEVEKSIADAAKSGQTMILVSHDMSFVAQVADKILFLDKGKIIESGTPDEIIHHPKEERTKEFFASYKRTYI; this is encoded by the coding sequence ATGATTAAGATTTCGAATTTAAGCAAATCCTTTTCAGGACAGACTGTCTTGGATCATCTGAACTTGGATATTCAAAAAGGGGAAGTCGTAGCCTTGATTGGTTCTTCAGGAGCTGGAAAATCAACTTTCCTTCGCAGTCTCAATTATCTTGAAACACCTGATAGTGGCTCTATTCAGATTGATGATTTTTCAGTTGATTTTTCTAAAATCACTCAAGAAGAAATCCTTGCCCTACGCCGTAAGTTGTCTATGGTTTTCCAACAGTTTAATTTGTTTGAACGCCGCACAGCACTTGATAATGTGAAAGAAGGCTTGGTTGTTGTCAAGAAATTGTCTGATCAAGAAGCGACTAAGATTGCCAAGGAAGAGTTGGCTAAGGTTGGGCTTTCTGACCGTGAAAACCATTACCCTCGCCATTTATCAGGTGGACAGAAGCAACGGGTTGCCTTGGCGCGTGCTCTCGCTATGAAACCAGATGTCTTACTCTTAGACGAACCAACTTCAGCACTTGACCCAGAATTGGTTGGTGAAGTAGAAAAGTCTATTGCAGATGCTGCTAAGTCAGGTCAAACTATGATTTTGGTTAGTCATGACATGTCCTTTGTAGCCCAAGTGGCTGATAAGATTCTCTTCTTAGATAAGGGGAAAATCATCGAGTCTGGAACACCGGATGAGATTATCCACCATCCTAAAGAAGAGCGGACAAAAGAATTCTTCGCTAGTTACAAACGGACTTATATTTGA
- a CDS encoding amino acid ABC transporter permease, with the protein MNVTTILASDWYQNLMQLIPDGKLFSLRSVFDGIPRIVQQLPTTIMLTIGGALFGLVLALLFAIVKINRVKILYPLQAFFVSFLKGTPILVQLMLTYYGIPLALKALNQQWGTGLNINAIPAAAFAIVAFAFNEAAYASETIRAAILSVNPGEIEAARSLGMTRAQVYRRVIIPNAAVVATPTLINSLIGLTKGTSLAFSAGVVEVFAQAQILGGADYRYFERFISVALVYWVVNIVIESLGRFIERKMAISAPDTVQTDVKGDLR; encoded by the coding sequence ATGAATGTTACAACGATTTTAGCATCAGATTGGTACCAAAACTTGATGCAATTGATTCCGGATGGCAAGCTTTTTAGCTTGCGTTCGGTCTTTGATGGAATTCCAAGAATTGTCCAACAACTTCCAACAACGATTATGTTGACAATTGGTGGTGCCCTTTTTGGCTTGGTTTTGGCACTTCTTTTTGCCATTGTGAAAATCAATCGTGTCAAAATTTTATATCCCTTGCAGGCCTTCTTTGTTAGTTTCTTAAAAGGGACACCGATTTTAGTGCAACTCATGTTGACCTACTACGGAATTCCTTTGGCTTTGAAAGCTCTCAATCAGCAATGGGGTACTGGTCTCAATATCAATGCGATTCCAGCTGCTGCTTTTGCGATTGTTGCTTTTGCTTTTAATGAGGCAGCTTATGCTAGTGAAACCATTCGTGCAGCCATTCTCTCAGTCAACCCTGGTGAGATTGAGGCGGCACGCAGTCTGGGTATGACCCGAGCACAAGTTTATCGTCGAGTGATTATTCCAAATGCAGCGGTGGTAGCTACTCCAACCTTAATTAACTCCCTCATCGGCTTGACCAAGGGAACTTCTCTAGCCTTCAGTGCGGGTGTTGTGGAAGTCTTTGCCCAAGCTCAGATTTTGGGTGGAGCCGATTATCGCTATTTTGAACGCTTTATCTCCGTTGCCCTTGTTTATTGGGTAGTCAATATCGTAATTGAAAGCCTCGGTCGTTTCATCGAGAGAAAAATGGCTATTTCTGCACCCGATACAGTGCAAACAGATGTGAAAGGAGACCTTCGTTAA
- a CDS encoding arsenate reductase family protein produces the protein MLEFIEYPKCSTCKKAKQELNQLGVDYKAVHIVEETPSQEVILNWLETSGFELKQFFNTSGIKYRELGLKDKVGSLSNQEAAELLASDGMLLKRPILVENETVKQIGYRKAYEELGLK, from the coding sequence ATGTTAGAATTTATCGAATACCCAAAATGTTCAACTTGTAAAAAAGCAAAACAAGAATTAAACCAACTCGGTGTGGACTATAAAGCCGTCCATATCGTCGAAGAAACACCTAGCCAAGAAGTCATTTTAAACTGGCTAGAAACCTCAGGGTTCGAGTTGAAGCAATTTTTCAACACCAGTGGGATCAAATACCGTGAATTAGGGCTGAAAGATAAGGTAGGAAGCCTGTCAAACCAAGAAGCAGCTGAGTTGCTAGCAAGTGACGGTATGTTGTTAAAACGACCGATTTTAGTAGAAAATGAAACTGTTAAGCAAATCGGTTATCGAAAAGCTTACGAAGAATTGGGATTGAAATAG